One Pseudonocardia abyssalis DNA segment encodes these proteins:
- a CDS encoding FdhF/YdeP family oxidoreductase, whose protein sequence is MTAVQPEPDIEVGQPKTAAAGLPAVAVSLGMAVKQMGPVRTARNLLRLNQVDGFDCMSCAWPDPDPKHRHTAEFCENGAKAVAWEGDTSRIGPDFFAAHSLADLETRSEYWMGQQGRLTEPMVRRAGGTHYEPITWDAAFALVAEHLNGLASPDEALFYTSGRASNEAAFVYQLFARAYGTNNLPDCSNMCHESTSVGLADTIGIGKGSVSLDDVHEADLIVISGQNPGTNHPRMLSALEIAKHNGATIVAINPLREAGLLKFNNPQKPSGMAGRGTELADHYLQVRSDGDLALWQALGHLLLRRGVADEAFIAEHTVGFEAYAAHLAEIDRAEVLAATGLRWEQIEELADVFARSHKIVNCWAMGITQHRNAVATIKEFVNVALLQGMIGKPGAGLCPVRGHSNVQGDRTMGIWERSPDSFLDALRDEFGFEPPREHGFDAVKAVRALRDGDATVFVGLGGNFVSAMSDTDVTEAALRRAALTVQVSTKLNRSHVVCGETALILPTLGRTEKDLSGGTEQRVTVEDSMSAVHASRGRMEPASANLRSEVGILCGIAAATLGDRHGIPWHAFAKDYDEIRHRIARVVPGCDDYAEKIRARGGFTLPHPPRDSRTFPTEPGKAVFSVSPLAAVQVPEGRLVLQTMRSHDQFNTTIYGLDDRYRGIHHGRRVVFVSAADLAELGFADGDVVNLVSEWSDGVERRADGFRLVEYSTPKGCVAAYYPETNPLIPLDSVALESNTPTSKWVVVRLER, encoded by the coding sequence ATGACCGCCGTACAGCCCGAGCCCGACATCGAGGTCGGCCAGCCGAAGACCGCCGCCGCCGGACTCCCCGCCGTCGCCGTCAGCCTCGGGATGGCGGTCAAGCAGATGGGGCCGGTGCGCACGGCGCGCAACCTGCTGCGCCTCAACCAGGTCGACGGCTTCGACTGCATGAGCTGCGCCTGGCCCGACCCGGACCCGAAGCACCGCCACACCGCGGAGTTCTGCGAGAACGGGGCCAAGGCCGTCGCCTGGGAGGGCGACACGAGCCGCATCGGGCCCGACTTCTTCGCCGCGCACTCCCTCGCGGACCTGGAGACGCGCTCGGAGTACTGGATGGGCCAGCAGGGCAGGCTCACCGAGCCGATGGTCCGCCGCGCCGGCGGCACGCACTACGAGCCGATCACCTGGGACGCCGCGTTCGCGCTGGTCGCCGAGCACCTCAACGGGCTCGCGTCCCCGGACGAGGCGCTGTTCTACACCTCGGGCCGGGCGTCGAACGAGGCCGCGTTCGTCTACCAGCTCTTCGCCCGCGCCTACGGCACGAACAACCTGCCCGACTGCTCGAACATGTGCCACGAGTCCACCTCGGTGGGCCTCGCCGACACGATCGGCATCGGCAAGGGCTCGGTCTCCCTCGACGACGTCCACGAGGCCGACCTCATCGTCATCTCCGGGCAGAACCCGGGCACGAACCACCCGCGGATGCTCTCCGCGCTGGAGATCGCCAAGCACAACGGGGCCACGATCGTCGCGATCAACCCGCTGCGCGAGGCCGGGCTGCTCAAGTTCAACAACCCGCAGAAGCCCTCGGGCATGGCCGGGCGCGGCACCGAGCTCGCCGACCACTACCTGCAGGTCCGCTCCGACGGCGACCTCGCGCTCTGGCAGGCGCTGGGTCACCTGCTGCTGCGCAGGGGCGTGGCGGACGAGGCGTTCATCGCCGAGCACACCGTCGGGTTCGAGGCCTACGCCGCGCACCTGGCCGAGATCGACCGCGCCGAGGTCCTCGCCGCCACCGGCCTGCGCTGGGAGCAGATCGAGGAGCTGGCCGACGTCTTCGCGCGGTCGCACAAGATCGTCAACTGCTGGGCCATGGGCATCACCCAGCACCGCAACGCCGTCGCGACGATCAAGGAGTTCGTCAACGTCGCGCTGCTCCAGGGCATGATCGGCAAGCCCGGCGCCGGCCTGTGCCCGGTCCGCGGGCACTCCAACGTGCAGGGCGACCGCACGATGGGCATCTGGGAGCGCTCCCCCGACTCCTTCCTCGACGCGCTGCGCGACGAGTTCGGCTTCGAGCCCCCGCGCGAGCACGGGTTCGACGCGGTCAAGGCCGTCCGGGCGCTGCGCGACGGCGACGCGACGGTCTTCGTCGGCCTCGGCGGCAACTTCGTCTCGGCCATGTCCGACACCGACGTCACCGAGGCGGCGCTGCGCCGGGCCGCCCTCACCGTCCAGGTCTCGACGAAGCTCAACCGCAGCCACGTGGTCTGCGGGGAGACCGCGCTGATCCTGCCGACGCTGGGCCGCACCGAGAAGGACCTGTCCGGAGGGACCGAGCAGCGCGTCACGGTCGAGGACTCGATGTCGGCGGTGCACGCGTCGCGCGGGCGGATGGAGCCGGCGAGTGCGAACCTGCGCTCCGAGGTGGGCATCCTGTGCGGCATCGCCGCCGCCACCCTCGGCGACCGCCACGGCATCCCGTGGCACGCGTTCGCCAAGGACTACGACGAGATCCGGCACCGCATCGCCCGCGTCGTGCCCGGCTGCGACGACTACGCCGAGAAGATCCGGGCCCGCGGCGGATTCACGCTGCCGCACCCCCCGCGCGACAGCCGCACCTTCCCGACGGAGCCCGGCAAGGCCGTGTTCTCGGTGAGCCCGCTGGCCGCGGTGCAGGTGCCGGAGGGGCGGCTGGTGCTGCAGACGATGCGCAGCCACGACCAGTTCAACACCACGATCTACGGCCTCGACGACCGCTACCGGGGCATCCACCACGGCCGCCGCGTCGTGTTCGTCTCCGCCGCCGACCTGGCCGAGCTGGGCTTCGCCGACGGCGACGTGGTGAACCTGGTCAGCGAGTGGTCCGACGGGGTCGAGCGGCGGGCCGACGGCTTCCGGCTCGTCGAGTACTCCACGCCCAAGGGCTGCGTCGCGGCGTACTACCCGGAGACGAACCCGCTGATCCCGCTCGACTCGGTGGCGCTGGAGTCCAACACCCCGACGTCGAAGTGGGTCGTGGTCCGCCTCGAGCGCTGA
- a CDS encoding helix-turn-helix transcriptional regulator encodes MKNSLKALREARGWTQGALADRLDVSRQTVNALEKGRYDPSLPLAFRIAHLFERPIEAIFEPDTVPAP; translated from the coding sequence GTGAAGAACAGCCTCAAGGCGCTCCGCGAGGCCCGGGGCTGGACGCAGGGGGCGCTCGCCGACCGCCTCGACGTCTCCCGGCAGACCGTGAACGCCCTGGAGAAGGGCCGCTACGACCCCAGCCTCCCGCTCGCCTTCCGCATCGCGCACCTGTTCGAGCGGCCCATCGAGGCGATCTTCGAGCCCGACACCGTGCCGGCACCCTGA